TTCGAAATCTCTGGCGATGATAAATTTGGTTTTCACAGGCAGCTTTTGGGCAGCAAGGCGAAGTGCCTCTTTAGCAACGGCCAATGGCACGCCTCCTACTTCAAACATTATCTTACCTGGTTTAACAACGGCAACCCAGTACTCAACAGCACCTTTACCTTTACCCATACGTACCTCAAGAGGTTTTTTAGTGATAGGCTTATCCGGGAATATTTTGATCCACAACTGGCCTTCCCTTTTCATGAAACGGGTTGCAGCGATACGTGCAGCCTCGATCTGGCGGGAAGTGATAAAAACTGAATCTAAAGATTTGATACCAAACATACCATTAGAAAGTTCATGACCCCTTTGGGAAATGCCCTTCATCTTACCTTTCTGTACCTTGCGGTATTTTGTTCTTTTAGGCTGTAACATTTTTCTTTAGTTTTTTTAATTACTTTCTTTTGCGTTGGCCTGATTTATCGCCACCCGGACGACCACCCGGCCTTCCGCCTTGTGACCTGTTGTCCCTGTCCTGAGATCCTGCAGATTTAGACTGTTTTTTGTCCATACCTACTAACGGAGAAAGATCTCTTTTGCCATAAACCTCACCTTTCATGATCCACACTTTGATACCCATCCTACCATAAGTAGTGTGAGCTTCTGCAAGTGAGTAATCGATGTCAGCCCTGAAAGTTGATAGAGGAATCCTACCTTCTTTGAACATTTCCGAACGTGCCATCTCAGCACCGTTAAGACGGCCTGAAATCATCACTTTTACACCTTCTGCGTTCATACGCATAGCGGCAGCGATAGCCATTTTGATAGCCCTCCTGTAAGAGATACGGCTTTCGATCTGGCGGGCAATGCTTGTACCTACAAGGTAAGCGTCAAGTTCCGGCCTTTTGATTTCAAAGATGTTGATCTGAACCTCTTTGTCGGTAATTTTCTTAAGTTCTTCTTTCAGCTTGTCTACTTCCTGGCCGCCTTTCCCGATGATGATACCAGGACGTGCAGTAGTAATAGTAACGGTTACAAGCTTAAGGGTCCTCTCGATGATTACCTTAGACACACTAGCTTTAGATAAACGGGCATGGATATATTTCCTGATTTTGTGATCTTCGGCAAGCTTGTCACCGTAGTCATTTCCACCATACCAGTTAGAATCCCAACCCCTGATGATACCAAGGCGATTTCCTATTGGATTTGTTTTTTGTCCCATTTCTCTTAGTTGCTTTGTGTGTTATTATTCTTAGCTCCAAGCACGATAGTTACGTGGTTAGAACGTTTCCTTATCCTGTGAGCGCGGCCCTGCGGTGCAGGACGAAGCCTTTTCAGCATCATTCCGCCGTCAACCCTGATTTCTTTTACGAAAAGGCCGGCGTCTTCAAGACTTTCTTCAGCGTTCTTTTGCTGCCAGTTGTTGATGGCTGATAGCAACAGTTTTTCAAGCTTGCGTGAAGCCTCTTTTGAACTGAACCTTAATATATTTAGCGCTAATTCTACCTTCTGGCCCCTTACAAGATCCGCAACAAGGCGCATTTTGCGTGGCGAAGTAGGGCAGTTATTTAGCTTAGCGAAAGCAATAGACTTATTAGCCTCTTTTCTTGCTTCTGCGGTTTCTCTTTTACGAACTCCCATTGCTATTATTTTTTACCTTTATTTTTAGCACCAGCGTGGCCCCTGAAAGAGCGCGTTGGCGAAAATTCTCCTAATTTATGACCTACCATATTCTCTGTAACGTAAACCGGTACGAATTGACGACCGTTGTGTACTGCGATAGTCTGCCCAACAAAATCCGGGGTGATCATCGAAGCGCGAGACCATGTCTTAACAACTCCTTTGTTTCCCTTCTCGATATTTTCCTGAACTTTCTTATCTAATTTATAGTGAACGAAAGGTCCTTTCTTTAATGAACGTGCCATATCTTACTTATTATTTCTTTCTACGTTCTACGATATACTTATTACTTGGGTTAACTTTAGAACGAGTCCTGTAACCTTTAGCCGGAAGACCTTTCCTTGAGCGTGGGTGACCTCCTGAAGAGCGTCCTTCACCACCACCCATCGGGTGATCTACAGGGTTCATCGCTACCGGCCTTGTCCTTGGCCTCCTGCCTAACCAGCGTGACCTACCGGCTTTACCGGAAACGATCAACTGGTGGTCAGAGTTGGAAACTGCTCCAATAGTAGCCATACATGTAAGAAGGATCAACCTTGTCTCACCTGAAGGCATTTTGATGGTAGCATATTTTCCGTCCCTTGCCATAAGCTGTGCAAAAGTACCTGCACTACGAGCGATAACCGCTCCCTGCCCAGGACGTAGCTCAATACAAGATATAACAGTTCCAAGAGGAATTTTGCTTAGAGGTAAAGCGTTACCAATTTCCGGCTGAGCATCAGCTCCCGAAGTAACAACCTGGCCTACCTGAAGCCCGTTTTGCGCAATGATGTATGCTTTCTCACCATCAGCATAGAACAATAGAGATATGAATGCTGAACGGTTTGGATCGTATTCGATTGTCTTAACCGTAGCAGGGATACCCGCTTTAGTCCTTTTGAAATCGATCATACGATACCTTTGCTTGTGACCACCGCCTGTATAACGCATGGTCATTTTTCCTTGACTATTTCTACCGCCTGAGTTTTTTTTCGGTGCGATCAATGAACGCTCCGGCTTATCAGTTGTAATAGTGTCAAAGCTATTTACAACTCTAAAACGCTGACCCGGGGTAATAGGTTTTAATTTTCTAACTGACATTTTCTATTAGATATTATTATAAAAATCTATTGTTTCACCTTCCTGTACTTGTACGATAGCTTTTTTGTAAGCATTCGTCTTTCCTGAGATCAAGCCACTCTTAGTGTACTTAACCGATCTATCAGCCCTGTAGTTCATTGTGTTTACATCAACAACAGCAACACCATAAGCAGCCTCAACCGCATTTTTGATCTGGATTTTGTTTGCTTTCTTGTCAACCACAAAACCAAAACGGTTGAAAACTTCTCCGTCTTTAGTAATTTTTTCAGTTACGATAGGTTTAATTATGATACTCATGGCGTATTATTTGCTTAAATTTTCCTCAATTCCTTCTAACGCGCCTTCCAAAAGAACTAAATTATTCGCGTTTAAAATCGAATAAGTGTTTAATTCTGAGATAGTTACAACATTAGAAGCCTTTAAATTGCGTGACGACAAATATACATTTTTATTTGTATCACCCAACACAATTAAAGATTTTTTGTTCTCTAACCCTAAAGCTTTCAAAACGTTAAGGAAATTTTTAGTGCTTGGAGCGTCGAAATCGAAGTTCTCTACTACTGTAAGATTTGACTCCTGAGCTTTCATTGTGAAAGCTGATTTCCTTGCCAAACGCTTAAGGTTTTTGTTCAGCTTGAAGGAGTAGCTTCTTGGCCTTGGGCCGAAAATTGTACCTCCACCTTTAAACAAAGGGTTCTTGATACTACCAGCACGGGCTGTACCGGTTCCTTTTTGCTTTTTAATCTTGCGTGTACTTCCGGTTACCTCAGCTCTTTCTTTAGCCTTGTGGGTTCCCTGCCTCTGGTTAGCAAGATATTGCTTAACATCAAGGTATACAGCATGCTTATTAGGCTCAATTGCGAATACTGAATCAGAAAGAGTGATCGTCCTGCCAGTTTCTTTTCCGTTGATATCTAATACTTTTACTTCCATTACTTCTGAATGATTACATAAGAGTTTTTGTGTCCTGGTATAGCACCTTTAACAACAAGCAGGTTCTTATCAGCCACTACTTTTAAAACTCTAAGGTTTTGAACTGTTACATTATCTCCTCCTGTTCTTCCTGCCATGCGCATTCCTTTGAATACACGTGAAGGATACGATGATGCTCCAACAGAACCCGGCGCCCTAAGACGGTTGTGCTGACCGTGAGTAGCTTGTCCTACACCGCCAAAACCGTGGCGTTTTACAACACCCTGGAAACCTTTACCTTTAGATACACCCTGTACATCTACGAATTCGCCTTCAGCGAACACGTCCACAGTTAGTACATCGCCTAACTTGTGCTCATTCTCAAATTGGAATTCAACGACTTTTTTCTTCGCAACAGTACCTGCTTTCTTAAAGTGGCCAAGAGCCGCTTTAGTAGCATGCCTTTCTGCTTTGTCATCGAAACCAAGTTGCAACGCTTCATACCCGTCAACCTCGTTGGTTCTGACTTGGGTAACAACGCATGGGCCAGCTTCGATCACGGTACAAGGGATGTTTTTCCCATTCTCGTCAAAAATACTGGTCATGCCGATCTTTCTACCAATTAACCCAGACATATTAAACTTTTATAAATTAATAAATTGAGAACAGCGCATACTGCTCCCTTAAGAGGGCGCAAAGTTAATTATCTTTTTTGCATATGCAACACTTTACAAATAGTTTTTTCTAACTTTTTTGCACGTAACTAAAAGAAATTAAATTTATTACGCACTATTTAGCGTTTGTCCGCCGGCACGTGGTAAAAAAACCAGAATATTATACCGTTTCCCGCAATAAAGCTTGCGCACCCAAACGCAACTTTTTCAGGGTGTGCCCATCCCATGCAATGGCCGGCGCAGGGCCGGGCTCTCGCCTTTATCTGTCTTCGTTCCTACGGCAGGATATCGGCTCCATCCCTCATGCGGAGCTGCACTCGTACTCAATAGTTACGCCCTTTCAGGGCCTGAATACGCCTTGCATTCCCATACCCCGGGCGATGCCCGGAGCTAAGAGGTATAACCCCGTTAGGGTGCTCAAATGCTGACTGTCTCGTCCTAAAAAAGTTTATAGATTTTTAATTAGCCCTGCCAAACATTTAC
Above is a genomic segment from Flavobacterium album containing:
- the rplP gene encoding 50S ribosomal protein L16, with the translated sequence MLQPKRTKYRKVQKGKMKGISQRGHELSNGMFGIKSLDSVFITSRQIEAARIAATRFMKREGQLWIKIFPDKPITKKPLEVRMGKGKGAVEYWVAVVKPGKIMFEVGGVPLAVAKEALRLAAQKLPVKTKFIIARDFEA
- the rpsC gene encoding 30S ribosomal protein S3; the encoded protein is MGQKTNPIGNRLGIIRGWDSNWYGGNDYGDKLAEDHKIRKYIHARLSKASVSKVIIERTLKLVTVTITTARPGIIIGKGGQEVDKLKEELKKITDKEVQINIFEIKRPELDAYLVGTSIARQIESRISYRRAIKMAIAAAMRMNAEGVKVMISGRLNGAEMARSEMFKEGRIPLSTFRADIDYSLAEAHTTYGRMGIKVWIMKGEVYGKRDLSPLVGMDKKQSKSAGSQDRDNRSQGGRPGGRPGGDKSGQRKRK
- the rplV gene encoding 50S ribosomal protein L22; the encoded protein is MGVRKRETAEARKEANKSIAFAKLNNCPTSPRKMRLVADLVRGQKVELALNILRFSSKEASRKLEKLLLSAINNWQQKNAEESLEDAGLFVKEIRVDGGMMLKRLRPAPQGRAHRIRKRSNHVTIVLGAKNNNTQSN
- the rpsS gene encoding 30S ribosomal protein S19, yielding MARSLKKGPFVHYKLDKKVQENIEKGNKGVVKTWSRASMITPDFVGQTIAVHNGRQFVPVYVTENMVGHKLGEFSPTRSFRGHAGAKNKGKK
- the rplB gene encoding 50S ribosomal protein L2, which translates into the protein MSVRKLKPITPGQRFRVVNSFDTITTDKPERSLIAPKKNSGGRNSQGKMTMRYTGGGHKQRYRMIDFKRTKAGIPATVKTIEYDPNRSAFISLLFYADGEKAYIIAQNGLQVGQVVTSGADAQPEIGNALPLSKIPLGTVISCIELRPGQGAVIARSAGTFAQLMARDGKYATIKMPSGETRLILLTCMATIGAVSNSDHQLIVSGKAGRSRWLGRRPRTRPVAMNPVDHPMGGGEGRSSGGHPRSRKGLPAKGYRTRSKVNPSNKYIVERRKK
- the rplW gene encoding 50S ribosomal protein L23, translating into MSIIIKPIVTEKITKDGEVFNRFGFVVDKKANKIQIKNAVEAAYGVAVVDVNTMNYRADRSVKYTKSGLISGKTNAYKKAIVQVQEGETIDFYNNI
- the rplD gene encoding 50S ribosomal protein L4; this translates as MEVKVLDINGKETGRTITLSDSVFAIEPNKHAVYLDVKQYLANQRQGTHKAKERAEVTGSTRKIKKQKGTGTARAGSIKNPLFKGGGTIFGPRPRSYSFKLNKNLKRLARKSAFTMKAQESNLTVVENFDFDAPSTKNFLNVLKALGLENKKSLIVLGDTNKNVYLSSRNLKASNVVTISELNTYSILNANNLVLLEGALEGIEENLSK
- the rplC gene encoding 50S ribosomal protein L3 gives rise to the protein MSGLIGRKIGMTSIFDENGKNIPCTVIEAGPCVVTQVRTNEVDGYEALQLGFDDKAERHATKAALGHFKKAGTVAKKKVVEFQFENEHKLGDVLTVDVFAEGEFVDVQGVSKGKGFQGVVKRHGFGGVGQATHGQHNRLRAPGSVGASSYPSRVFKGMRMAGRTGGDNVTVQNLRVLKVVADKNLLVVKGAIPGHKNSYVIIQK